Proteins found in one Hyalangium gracile genomic segment:
- a CDS encoding ArsA family ATPase — MPGLLDKRLWIVSGKGGVGKSTVSAALALRSARAGRRTLVCEVNTQERISRFLERPAAGPNVTLLEENLWAVDVRPQEAMREYALMVLRFETLYKTVFENRLVRYFLRFIPSLQELVMLGKILYHLQETLPDGSYRYDTIVLDAPATGHAITFLNVPQVLLRTVPPGPLARDALKMRDLLVDPQVTAAVLVALPEELPVNEALELHAALRDNVRIRTHAAVLNGVFTERFNEGDLEALAGHPELHRVAKAHHDRVALAVLAETKLERNLQAPVFTVPRIFTPTFGRAAIEQVMGHLEQLVTGAK, encoded by the coding sequence ATGCCCGGCCTGCTCGACAAGCGCCTGTGGATCGTCTCCGGCAAGGGTGGCGTGGGCAAGAGCACCGTCTCGGCCGCGCTGGCCCTGCGCTCCGCGCGCGCGGGCCGCCGCACGCTGGTGTGCGAGGTGAACACCCAGGAGCGCATCAGCCGCTTCCTCGAGCGCCCCGCCGCCGGCCCCAACGTCACGCTGCTGGAAGAGAACCTGTGGGCGGTGGACGTACGGCCCCAGGAGGCCATGCGCGAGTACGCGCTGATGGTCCTGCGCTTCGAGACGCTCTACAAGACGGTCTTCGAGAACCGCCTGGTGCGCTACTTCCTGCGCTTCATCCCCTCGCTGCAGGAGCTGGTGATGCTGGGGAAGATCCTCTACCACCTGCAGGAGACGCTGCCGGACGGGAGCTACCGCTACGACACCATCGTCCTGGACGCGCCGGCCACGGGGCACGCCATCACCTTCCTCAACGTGCCGCAGGTGCTGCTGCGCACGGTGCCGCCCGGCCCGCTGGCGCGCGACGCGCTGAAGATGAGGGACTTGCTGGTGGACCCGCAAGTGACGGCGGCGGTGCTGGTGGCGCTGCCGGAGGAGCTGCCGGTGAACGAGGCGCTGGAGCTGCACGCGGCGCTCCGGGACAACGTCCGCATCCGCACCCACGCGGCGGTGCTCAACGGCGTCTTCACCGAGCGCTTCAACGAGGGAGACCTGGAGGCGCTGGCGGGGCACCCGGAGCTGCACCGGGTGGCCAAGGCGCACCATGACCGGGTGGCGCTGGCGGTGCTGGCGGAGACGAAGCTGGAGCGCAACCTGCAGGCGCCGGTGTTCACGGTGCCGCGCATCTTCACCCCCACGTTCGGACGGGCGGCCATCGAGCAGGTGATGGGACACCTCGAGCAGCTGGTGACGGGAGCGAAATGA
- a CDS encoding zinc-ribbon domain-containing protein, protein MIVKCEQCQTRFKIPDEKVTDKGVKVRCTKCSHTFRVTRESAASAPGAPVAAPAAPAPAPADGGFDPFERFGTAPEPPKGVHITRPGFFAEGVEASRATPQGAGAPPPPAPWNSADSGLQQEVFEETTRVMPFQVPTEARPPVPSLPPLPFDAPGQGLPGPGAVSFRPSAPAGGVPGVPSVAPSVTPVGARGLPTPPPVKPGQLAAPKSPSGSTPRVLAPSAVPVPTAAAPAGGARPGPKTLAPAPAPAPAPAVPAAADLFTEFFANPAGGAAPPMPLPDLPPPGPSPVSAAPAPARPAPSAPAFGPPDDDPFGSVGGDLSEPAPDLGPAPEFDPTAMFSDPPPAAPPMAPPVSRPAPIPVATAPAPVGRPLPVPPTSAAPPMGRAPVAPTPAPMPGRLAPSPMAARLAPSAMPPPAVPAPAPAPAPAAIPDDPFGPSNADLSAPQNEFGFDADPAPAPMAAPAPMAIPDDPFGSAGVDLGGAGDEHAAPAPQFAAPAPMSAGPAPDEFGPNFGSPAPQAQASPPLPASFTPPTNMDFGMLGDEHMPAGADPFAAPAGAPGMADPFAAPAGAPGMADPFAAPAGAPGFADPFAAQAAQASGIPDPFAAPAGAPGFADPFAAQAAQASGIADPFATAEPAFSPTTTGRQMLGSGSPSEGFLTQTDTSHQTIGPTETGRHRLDIPQPEGAQPGPGEEFGAPASRELIDLPQQPQEAAAPEARPVPTLAAPAIARPAGRPADMGIPERRKPTAAQQVTGQVAYLTIAAGLLLALTAVGGVYLKEGKVDADALSPAHLMELLTPRDFVMRNVTNGLYDTRGGGSVFYVRGEAENRSSKPVKVKVQAGLFDGGQRVKSAEGLAGAIPSPEELHAVNSPEAATQLRTRLDESATVVAPGGKAPFFIVFQEYPQELSAFRLRVTLEPAPEEGSKP, encoded by the coding sequence ATGATCGTCAAGTGCGAGCAGTGCCAGACGCGATTCAAGATCCCCGATGAGAAGGTGACGGACAAGGGGGTCAAGGTCCGCTGCACCAAATGTAGCCATACCTTCCGCGTGACGCGGGAGTCGGCGGCGTCCGCCCCGGGAGCGCCTGTTGCGGCCCCCGCTGCGCCCGCTCCGGCCCCCGCCGACGGCGGGTTCGATCCCTTCGAGCGCTTTGGCACCGCCCCCGAGCCTCCCAAGGGAGTCCACATCACCCGTCCCGGCTTCTTCGCCGAGGGGGTCGAGGCCAGTCGCGCCACGCCACAGGGTGCCGGCGCTCCACCGCCTCCGGCGCCGTGGAACTCGGCGGACTCGGGGCTGCAGCAGGAGGTCTTCGAGGAGACCACCCGCGTGATGCCCTTCCAGGTGCCCACGGAGGCGCGGCCCCCCGTGCCCTCCCTGCCGCCCCTGCCTTTCGACGCTCCCGGTCAGGGTCTGCCCGGACCCGGGGCCGTCTCGTTCCGTCCGTCGGCGCCCGCGGGGGGCGTGCCGGGCGTTCCGAGCGTGGCTCCCTCCGTCACCCCGGTGGGGGCCCGAGGCCTGCCGACTCCACCCCCGGTGAAGCCCGGGCAGCTCGCCGCGCCGAAGTCGCCGAGTGGGTCCACTCCGAGGGTGCTGGCGCCTTCCGCGGTGCCCGTGCCCACGGCCGCGGCTCCCGCCGGCGGCGCGCGCCCCGGGCCGAAGACCCTGGCTCCGGCTCCCGCTCCGGCCCCCGCTCCGGCGGTGCCAGCGGCGGCGGACCTGTTCACGGAGTTCTTCGCCAATCCCGCCGGCGGCGCGGCGCCTCCGATGCCGCTGCCGGACCTCCCGCCTCCGGGCCCGTCGCCCGTCAGCGCGGCTCCAGCCCCGGCCCGGCCGGCCCCCTCCGCTCCCGCGTTCGGGCCTCCGGATGACGATCCGTTCGGCTCGGTGGGCGGCGATCTGAGCGAGCCCGCGCCGGACCTCGGGCCCGCGCCGGAGTTCGATCCCACGGCCATGTTCTCGGATCCGCCGCCCGCGGCTCCGCCCATGGCGCCGCCCGTGAGCCGGCCGGCGCCCATTCCGGTGGCCACGGCTCCCGCGCCCGTGGGACGGCCGCTGCCCGTGCCTCCGACGTCCGCGGCGCCTCCCATGGGCAGAGCGCCCGTGGCTCCGACGCCCGCTCCCATGCCAGGCCGGCTGGCTCCCTCGCCCATGGCGGCCCGGCTGGCGCCTTCGGCGATGCCTCCTCCGGCCGTTCCGGCGCCCGCGCCCGCGCCCGCGCCCGCGGCCATCCCGGACGATCCGTTCGGCCCGTCCAACGCCGACCTGAGCGCGCCCCAGAACGAGTTCGGCTTCGATGCCGATCCCGCGCCCGCGCCCATGGCCGCGCCCGCTCCGATGGCGATCCCGGACGATCCGTTCGGCTCGGCGGGGGTGGATCTCGGCGGGGCGGGGGATGAGCACGCCGCGCCCGCTCCGCAGTTCGCGGCTCCGGCGCCCATGTCGGCAGGGCCCGCGCCCGATGAGTTCGGTCCGAACTTCGGCTCTCCCGCGCCCCAGGCGCAGGCCTCGCCCCCGCTTCCGGCGAGCTTCACGCCTCCCACCAACATGGACTTCGGCATGCTCGGCGACGAGCATATGCCGGCGGGGGCGGATCCGTTCGCGGCTCCCGCGGGCGCGCCGGGCATGGCCGATCCGTTCGCGGCTCCCGCGGGCGCGCCGGGCATGGCCGATCCGTTCGCGGCTCCTGCTGGAGCGCCGGGCTTCGCCGATCCGTTCGCGGCGCAGGCGGCCCAGGCCTCGGGGATCCCGGATCCGTTCGCGGCTCCCGCGGGAGCTCCTGGCTTCGCCGATCCGTTCGCGGCGCAGGCGGCCCAGGCCTCGGGGATTGCGGATCCGTTCGCCACGGCGGAGCCTGCCTTCTCGCCCACGACGACGGGGCGGCAGATGCTCGGCAGTGGGAGCCCCTCCGAGGGCTTCCTCACCCAGACCGATACCAGCCACCAGACCATCGGCCCCACCGAGACGGGGCGCCACCGGCTCGACATTCCGCAGCCCGAGGGCGCCCAGCCGGGTCCGGGCGAGGAGTTCGGTGCGCCCGCGTCCCGCGAGCTGATCGATCTGCCGCAGCAGCCCCAGGAGGCCGCTGCGCCAGAGGCGAGGCCCGTGCCGACGCTGGCCGCTCCCGCCATTGCCCGCCCCGCGGGCCGTCCGGCGGACATGGGCATCCCCGAGCGGCGCAAGCCCACCGCGGCCCAGCAGGTGACGGGACAGGTGGCCTACCTGACCATCGCCGCCGGGTTGCTGCTGGCGCTCACGGCCGTCGGTGGCGTGTACCTGAAGGAGGGCAAGGTGGACGCGGACGCCCTGTCGCCCGCGCACCTGATGGAGCTGCTGACGCCCCGCGACTTCGTCATGCGCAACGTCACCAACGGCCTCTATGACACGCGCGGCGGCGGCTCGGTCTTCTATGTCCGCGGCGAGGCGGAGAACCGCAGCTCGAAGCCCGTGAAGGTGAAGGTCCAGGCGGGACTCTTCGATGGCGGTCAGCGGGTGAAGTCGGCGGAGGGGCTCGCGGGGGCGATCCCCTCGCCCGAGGAGCTGCACGCCGTCAACAGCCCCGAGGCCGCAACGCAGCTGCGCACCCGGCTGGACGAGAGCGCCACGGTGGTGGCTCCCGGCGGCAAGGCGCCCTTCTTCATCGTGTTCCAGGAGTACCCCCAGGAGCTCAGCGCGTTCCGGCTCCGTGTCACCCTGGAGCCGGCTCCCGAGGAGGGGAGCAAGCCGTAG
- a CDS encoding VOC family protein: MSKHPLPGLTRVDHVGLTVPDLDAAVSFYTETLGATELFRLGPFDAKELPRMADGRDWTEAHINVPGARLSIAMLQLCANLRLELFRYELPQDARTTPPRNCDIGGHHLALKVSDLDAAVAHLRSRGVRVMDGCIAVPRMGLRAHYFLDPWGNQLELVEYKD, from the coding sequence ATGAGCAAGCATCCGTTGCCTGGACTCACCCGTGTCGATCACGTCGGCCTGACGGTGCCGGACCTGGACGCCGCCGTGAGCTTCTACACGGAGACGCTCGGGGCCACCGAGCTGTTCCGCCTGGGGCCCTTCGACGCGAAGGAGCTGCCGCGGATGGCGGATGGTCGAGACTGGACGGAGGCCCACATCAACGTCCCGGGCGCGCGGCTGTCGATCGCGATGCTCCAGCTCTGCGCCAACCTGAGGCTGGAGTTGTTCCGGTACGAGCTGCCCCAGGACGCGCGGACCACGCCGCCGCGCAACTGCGACATCGGCGGGCATCACCTGGCGCTCAAGGTGAGCGATCTGGACGCGGCGGTGGCGCACCTGCGCTCGCGAGGGGTGCGGGTGATGGATGGGTGCATCGCCGTGCCCAGGATGGGGCTGCGGGCCCACTACTTCCTGGATCCGTGGGGCAACCAGCTCGAGCTGGTGGAGTACAAGGACTAG
- a CDS encoding ArsA family ATPase, with protein sequence MSTTSLGPALAKKRVLVCVGSGGVGKTTVAATLALRAAVEGRSSLVCTIDPAKRLANSLGLSALGNAESQVPAQVLEGLGVKPKASLHAMMLDMKQTWDELITRFAPPEQRERILGNRFYQSLSTALAGSQEYIALEKLWDLRRRSAYELIVLDTPPTAHALDFLDAPNRILDFLDNEAAKWLLTPALKAGKIGLSLFNLGSSYATKALSKFTGVETLQELSAFMLAISSMNEGFRERARGVKELLKDPQTGFVLVTGPHVERLDEVTHFRALLKQNQMEVLALVVNRVHPQPPASLWEDAARLASSRRAKVLETLDELKVLADQDSAAIAKLSEACPDVPLIQVPRFELDVHDLTALWRTGRFLLGDEQLR encoded by the coding sequence ATGAGCACCACCTCCCTGGGCCCCGCGCTGGCCAAGAAGCGCGTCCTGGTGTGCGTCGGCTCGGGCGGCGTGGGGAAGACGACGGTGGCGGCCACGCTGGCCCTGCGCGCGGCGGTGGAGGGCCGCTCCAGCCTGGTGTGCACCATCGATCCGGCGAAGCGGCTGGCGAACTCGCTGGGGCTGTCGGCGCTGGGCAACGCGGAGTCTCAGGTGCCGGCGCAGGTGCTGGAGGGGCTGGGGGTGAAGCCCAAGGCCTCGCTGCACGCGATGATGCTGGACATGAAGCAGACGTGGGACGAGCTCATCACCCGGTTCGCCCCGCCCGAGCAGCGCGAGCGCATCCTCGGCAACCGCTTCTACCAGTCGCTGTCCACGGCGCTGGCGGGCAGCCAGGAGTACATCGCGCTGGAGAAGCTGTGGGACCTGCGCCGCCGCAGCGCGTACGAGCTCATCGTCCTGGACACCCCGCCCACGGCGCACGCGCTGGACTTCCTGGACGCGCCCAACCGCATATTGGACTTCCTGGACAACGAGGCGGCGAAGTGGCTGCTCACCCCGGCGCTGAAGGCGGGGAAGATCGGCCTGTCGCTGTTCAACCTGGGCAGCAGCTACGCGACGAAGGCGCTGTCGAAGTTCACCGGGGTGGAGACGCTGCAGGAGCTGTCGGCCTTCATGCTGGCCATCTCCTCGATGAACGAGGGCTTCCGCGAGCGGGCCAGGGGCGTGAAGGAGCTGCTGAAGGATCCGCAGACGGGCTTCGTGCTCGTCACCGGGCCGCACGTGGAGCGGCTGGACGAGGTGACGCACTTCCGCGCCCTGCTGAAGCAGAACCAGATGGAGGTGCTGGCGCTGGTGGTGAACCGCGTCCACCCCCAGCCTCCCGCCTCGCTGTGGGAGGACGCGGCCCGGCTGGCGAGCAGCCGCCGCGCCAAGGTGCTGGAGACGCTGGACGAGCTGAAGGTGCTGGCGGACCAGGACTCGGCGGCCATCGCGAAGCTGTCGGAGGCCTGCCCGGACGTGCCGCTCATCCAGGTGCCGCGCTTCGAGCTGGACGTGCATGACCTCACCGCGCTGTGGCGCACGGGCCGCTTCCTGCTGGGAGACGAGCAGCTGCGCTGA
- a CDS encoding twin-arginine translocase TatA/TatE family subunit, whose product MFGLGLGEMIVLGFILVVVFSASRMGQLGNAVGKFVYSFKKASKGEDFVDVKPLPPNSRRGTTDADYTDPKKG is encoded by the coding sequence ATGTTCGGGCTGGGCCTCGGAGAGATGATCGTCCTCGGTTTCATCCTGGTGGTGGTGTTCTCCGCCTCGAGGATGGGTCAGCTCGGCAATGCCGTGGGCAAGTTCGTCTACTCCTTCAAGAAGGCCTCCAAGGGCGAGGACTTCGTGGACGTGAAGCCCCTGCCTCCCAACAGCCGGCGCGGCACCACCGACGCCGACTACACGGACCCCAAGAAGGGCTAG
- a CDS encoding glycerophosphodiester phosphodiesterase, with product MLLLAHRGASADAPENTLDAFTEAVRQGADGVELDAMVCGSGEVVVCHDERLDRLARLPWEVRTTAWWKLQRADVGTPLGFRPARIPLLEEVLDVLPSHFLVNIELKCDHFDDGGLAKKVAQIVTRRRMAERVVISSFNPLCLFRLLAAAPMLRRGFLIDPDKPWGPQAYVVSPLVSSHSVHPFHEACTPERVAQWTAAGLRVAVWTVDDPERARQLEELGVSYLITNRPGAMREALRRAA from the coding sequence ATGCTCCTGCTCGCTCACCGGGGCGCCAGCGCCGACGCCCCCGAGAACACCCTGGACGCCTTCACCGAGGCCGTGAGGCAGGGGGCCGACGGCGTCGAGCTGGACGCCATGGTGTGTGGCTCCGGCGAGGTGGTGGTCTGCCACGACGAGCGGCTGGACCGGCTCGCTCGCCTGCCCTGGGAGGTGCGCACCACGGCCTGGTGGAAGCTCCAGCGGGCGGACGTGGGCACGCCCCTGGGGTTCCGCCCCGCCCGGATTCCCCTGCTGGAGGAGGTGCTGGACGTGCTGCCCTCGCACTTCCTGGTCAACATCGAGCTGAAGTGCGACCACTTCGATGATGGGGGCCTGGCGAAGAAGGTGGCACAGATCGTCACGCGGCGGAGGATGGCCGAGCGGGTGGTCATCTCCAGCTTCAACCCGCTGTGCCTGTTCCGGCTGCTGGCCGCCGCGCCCATGCTGCGCCGAGGCTTCCTGATCGATCCGGACAAGCCGTGGGGGCCACAGGCGTACGTGGTGAGCCCACTGGTGTCCTCGCACTCGGTGCACCCCTTCCACGAGGCGTGCACGCCGGAGCGGGTGGCGCAGTGGACCGCGGCGGGCCTGCGCGTGGCCGTGTGGACGGTGGATGACCCGGAGCGGGCCCGGCAGCTGGAGGAGCTGGGCGTCTCCTACCTCATCACCAACCGGCCCGGAGCCATGCGCGAGGCCCTGCGCCGGGCGGCGTAG
- a CDS encoding polyhydroxyalkanoate synthesis regulator DNA-binding domain-containing protein, translated as MSEAEQASAPSNKEPKVIKRYTNRKLYDTVESRYVTLDEIAAMIKEGVEVRIVDNRTKEDLTSVTLAQIIFEEEKKKNQMPLAVLREIIRHPGESISGFIQKEVTPRVASIREEAESRLDKLLRRDEKRGDEARAPEEGQPAQQEPEAEAPAAGGPGINPAELLKASQRAFEEWQRKIDERVKHVVEGLTGNLPALGRDMATLTQRLEELEKKLDELEKQKKS; from the coding sequence ATGAGCGAAGCAGAGCAGGCAAGCGCTCCAAGCAACAAGGAGCCCAAGGTCATCAAGCGCTACACCAACCGGAAGCTCTACGACACCGTGGAGAGCCGGTACGTCACGCTGGATGAGATCGCCGCGATGATCAAGGAAGGCGTCGAGGTCCGGATTGTCGACAATCGGACCAAGGAGGATCTCACCTCCGTGACGCTGGCCCAGATCATCTTCGAGGAAGAGAAGAAGAAGAACCAGATGCCGCTGGCGGTGCTGCGGGAGATCATCCGCCACCCGGGCGAGTCCATCTCGGGCTTCATCCAGAAGGAGGTCACGCCGCGCGTGGCCTCCATCCGGGAGGAGGCCGAGAGCCGCCTGGACAAGCTGCTGCGGCGCGACGAGAAGCGCGGCGACGAGGCCAGGGCGCCCGAGGAGGGCCAGCCGGCGCAGCAGGAGCCGGAGGCGGAGGCGCCCGCGGCGGGCGGCCCGGGCATCAACCCCGCGGAGCTGCTCAAGGCCAGCCAGCGCGCCTTCGAGGAGTGGCAGCGGAAGATCGACGAGCGCGTCAAGCACGTCGTCGAGGGGCTGACGGGCAACCTGCCGGCGCTCGGCCGCGACATGGCGACGCTGACGCAGCGGCTCGAGGAGCTGGAGAAGAAGCTCGACGAGCTGGAGAAGCAGAAGAAGTCCTGA
- a CDS encoding ParA family protein — translation MRRIAFINEKGGTGKTTLAVNTAAWLARERGLKVLLVDLDTQGHAGKSLGVDVRTLPRNVFHLLTEDGVRLEDVVQPSAVDGLSVLPSYKEMADFPVAVAQDARRAHRLADRLAPAEAAGYQALVFDAPPSMGLTTRNILVAATEVVVPVALTYLALDGCAEMVETVRKVGEAEGRPDLRVTRVVPTLYRKTALADAILERLKAYFPDSLASTPLGFNVKIDEAQSHGKTIWEYAPRSRGAEMLAAIAEEIHDAPTPRKGRAPRVA, via the coding sequence ATGCGGCGCATCGCGTTCATCAACGAGAAGGGTGGCACCGGCAAGACGACGCTCGCGGTGAACACCGCCGCGTGGCTCGCCCGGGAGCGCGGGCTCAAGGTGCTCCTCGTCGACCTGGACACCCAGGGCCATGCCGGCAAGTCGCTCGGGGTGGATGTGCGCACGCTGCCGCGCAACGTCTTCCACCTGCTCACCGAGGACGGGGTGCGCCTGGAGGACGTCGTCCAGCCCTCCGCCGTGGACGGGCTGAGCGTGCTGCCCTCCTATAAGGAGATGGCCGACTTCCCCGTGGCCGTGGCCCAGGACGCCCGCCGCGCCCACCGGCTGGCGGACAGGCTCGCCCCCGCCGAGGCAGCCGGCTACCAGGCGCTCGTGTTCGACGCGCCGCCCTCCATGGGCCTCACCACCCGCAACATCCTCGTGGCCGCCACCGAGGTGGTGGTGCCCGTGGCGCTCACCTACCTGGCGCTGGATGGCTGCGCGGAGATGGTGGAGACGGTGCGCAAGGTGGGCGAGGCCGAGGGCCGGCCGGATCTGCGCGTCACCCGCGTGGTGCCCACCCTCTACCGCAAGACGGCCCTGGCCGACGCCATCCTCGAGCGCCTCAAGGCCTACTTCCCGGACTCCCTGGCCTCCACGCCCCTGGGCTTCAACGTGAAGATCGACGAGGCCCAGAGCCACGGGAAGACGATCTGGGAGTACGCCCCGCGCAGCCGCGGCGCGGAGATGCTCGCGGCCATCGCCGAGGAGATCCACGACGCGCCCACCCCCAGGAAGGGGAGGGCGCCTCGGGTGGCGTGA
- a CDS encoding DUF3396 domain-containing protein has translation MARSRRLLADLTAKPQSLPRYRALAHLLEPFLYEERTGWFSQDKENLRRWLRRLCQ, from the coding sequence ATGGCGAGGTCGCGGCGCCTACTGGCTGACCTTACGGCGAAGCCCCAAAGCCTGCCGCGGTATCGGGCGCTGGCACACCTGCTGGAGCCCTTCCTCTATGAGGAGCGCACCGGCTGGTTCTCCCAGGACAAGGAGAACCTGCGGCGCTGGCTGCGGCGGCTCTGCCAGTGA